The following coding sequences lie in one Xiphias gladius isolate SHS-SW01 ecotype Sanya breed wild chromosome 24, ASM1685928v1, whole genome shotgun sequence genomic window:
- the mturn gene encoding maturin: MEFKHLVEAAEKWCSGNPFDLIFAEEDDERRLDFYAEPGVSFYVLCPGGTDSFHVWSESEDCLPFLQLAQDYISSCGKKTLLEVLEKVFTSFRPLLGLPDIEDDSFEHYHTDMEGEPGPDQQQMGVSQQ, translated from the exons ATGGAGTTCAAGCATCTGGTGGAGGCGGCGGAGAAGTGGTGCTCCGGCAACCCGTTCGACCTCATCTTCGCCGAGGAGGACGACGAGAGGCGGCTGGACTTTTACGCAGAGCCCGGAGTCTCCTTCTACGTGCTGTGTCCCGGCGGCACCGACAGCTTC CATGTGTGGAGCGAGAGCGAGGACTGCCTTCCCTTTCTACAGCTGGCCCAGGACTACATCTCCTCCTGTGGGAAGAAGACTCTTCTGGAGGTCCTGGAGAAGGTCTTCACGTCCTTCAGGCCT CTGCTGGGTCTTCCAGACATAGAAGATGACAGTTTTGAGCATTACCACACTGACATGGAGGGGGAACCAGGGCCCGACCAACAGCAGATGGGGGTCAGCCAGCAGTGA